The Fibrobacter sp. UWEL genome includes a window with the following:
- a CDS encoding LysR family transcriptional regulator: MELTQLKYFLEVARTEHVTQSAKNLCIVQPALTQAIHKLEDELGVALFKTAGRNIKLTESGKFFYDKLQPLYESMMALPDQLRATADQQNNNVKLNVLAASTLITHAVIEYKQDNSEMNVDLVQNEETNVFDICVRTYSTYRPELDNTNSDETFIYSEKIYLAVPNTAQYKKTESISLFDLKDEKFIKLYGSKQYRKICNELCNRIGFHPNVTFESDNAAAIKEAVAAGIGVSFWPELSWGKMDHKKIKLLEITNTEFKRDLVISLRRNKQDNSKTEQFYNFLTKYIHQKSRKHG, encoded by the coding sequence ATGGAACTGACTCAGCTTAAATACTTTCTGGAAGTGGCGCGTACAGAGCATGTAACTCAGAGCGCCAAGAATCTCTGTATCGTGCAGCCCGCCCTCACCCAGGCAATCCACAAGCTGGAAGACGAACTGGGCGTAGCCCTATTCAAGACCGCCGGCCGCAACATCAAGCTTACTGAAAGCGGAAAGTTTTTCTACGATAAGCTGCAACCTCTTTACGAAAGTATGATGGCCCTGCCCGATCAGTTGCGAGCCACTGCCGACCAGCAGAACAACAATGTGAAGCTGAACGTTCTGGCAGCCTCCACCCTCATTACCCATGCGGTTATTGAATACAAGCAGGACAATTCCGAAATGAACGTGGACTTGGTCCAGAACGAAGAGACCAACGTCTTTGACATTTGCGTAAGAACCTATTCCACCTATAGGCCGGAACTGGACAACACCAACAGCGACGAAACGTTCATCTATAGCGAAAAGATTTATCTGGCAGTTCCCAACACTGCCCAGTACAAGAAGACGGAATCCATCTCCCTCTTCGACCTGAAGGACGAAAAATTCATCAAGCTTTACGGTTCCAAGCAGTATCGCAAGATCTGTAACGAATTGTGCAACCGCATCGGTTTCCATCCCAACGTCACTTTTGAAAGCGATAACGCAGCCGCCATCAAAGAAGCCGTTGCCGCAGGCATCGGCGTCAGCTTCTGGCCGGAACTTTCCTGGGGTAAGATGGACCACAAGAAGATTAAACTTCTTGAAATCACCAACACGGAATTCAAACGCGATCTGGTGATTTCCTTACGTCGCAACAAGCAGGACAATTCCAAGACGGAACAGTTCTACAACTTCCTGACCAAGTACATTCACCAGAAGTCCAGAAAGCACGGCTAA
- a CDS encoding FISUMP domain-containing protein has protein sequence MKLKFIATMALVAFATLTFTACDKANSCSYDETANTLSCQEKTYKTVKTGGKVWMAENLARFDSDSSFCYASNHDNCEKYGRLYPYESANTICPDGWALPSKADFEAVDMKALNVLKAGYRYASNGKFADEGVSASFWTADSYDDARATIVRVTDDGVAYDNFSKSIAYSVRCIKK, from the coding sequence ATGAAGCTCAAGTTCATTGCTACCATGGCCCTCGTTGCTTTTGCAACTCTTACTTTCACTGCATGCGATAAGGCTAATTCCTGTTCTTATGACGAAACTGCAAATACCCTCTCTTGCCAGGAAAAGACTTATAAGACTGTAAAGACCGGTGGCAAGGTTTGGATGGCTGAAAACTTGGCCCGCTTCGATTCTGACTCCAGCTTCTGCTATGCAAGCAATCACGACAACTGCGAAAAGTATGGCCGTCTCTATCCTTATGAATCTGCAAACACCATCTGCCCCGATGGCTGGGCTCTTCCTTCCAAGGCTGATTTTGAAGCTGTCGACATGAAGGCTCTCAATGTGCTGAAGGCAGGCTACCGCTATGCAAGTAACGGTAAGTTCGCTGATGAAGGCGTAAGCGCAAGCTTCTGGACTGCAGATTCCTATGATGATGCCCGCGCTACTATTGTCCGCGTGACTGACGATGGCGTTGCTTACGATAACTTCAGCAAGAGCATTGCCTACTCTGTACGCTGCATCAAGAAATAA
- a CDS encoding putative transporter: MDWLVNLFTGTSVAQQVVVLSFTAALGLMVGKIKVKGISLGGAGALFVGILMGHLGLRIEPNVLHFMQEFGLILFVYTIGMQVGPGFIDSIRRHGLVLNILAVSIVLMGVIVTLCLYFFTDMHNNVPVLIGMLCGAVTNTPSLGAANSAFVAAGADTSLTGIGYAVAYPFGVIGIILVMILIRVFFRQNPQKSADDYAAEIAATRKDIVSCSLSLDNKNLFGCMIKEIPDIRSSGVVITRLLRDGNVSMPDGKVVLQEGDCLHIVGFPEAVAQMEKIIGSRLAKPITETDSKLETRSILVTNKKVLGKTLGELALERFGVTASRVVRGEFKFTGSLDLRLKFADKILVVGTKESIDAAGKYLGDSLKALEHPEIIPAFVGIFLGIIVGSIPIAIPGMPTPLKLGLAGGPLVIAIVLSRARKIGPLNFFMAASANLMLRELGITLFLTCVGLNAGIKFFDVLLNGDGFYYMGLAAMITFIPLMIAGIVGKLVFKVNYLSLCGAIAGSMTDPPALAFANGLSNSEAVNVGYASVYPLTMLLRILSGQVLAIILYSVA, translated from the coding sequence ATGGATTGGCTCGTTAATCTCTTTACCGGAACATCAGTCGCTCAGCAAGTTGTTGTGCTTTCCTTCACCGCAGCCCTTGGCCTTATGGTGGGTAAAATCAAGGTCAAAGGTATTAGCCTTGGGGGAGCAGGTGCTCTCTTTGTAGGTATTTTGATGGGCCATCTGGGCCTTCGCATAGAACCCAACGTTCTGCACTTCATGCAGGAATTTGGCCTGATCCTCTTTGTGTATACCATCGGTATGCAGGTGGGCCCGGGCTTCATCGACTCCATTCGCCGTCACGGCCTGGTGTTGAACATTCTTGCTGTAAGTATTGTGCTTATGGGTGTGATTGTTACTCTCTGTCTTTACTTCTTTACGGATATGCATAACAACGTACCCGTGCTTATAGGGATGCTTTGTGGCGCTGTCACAAATACGCCTTCTCTTGGTGCCGCAAATTCAGCCTTTGTCGCGGCCGGAGCAGACACATCCCTCACGGGTATCGGGTACGCTGTTGCATATCCGTTTGGCGTCATCGGCATCATTCTGGTGATGATCCTCATACGAGTTTTCTTCAGACAGAATCCTCAGAAGTCTGCCGACGATTACGCTGCCGAAATTGCAGCTACCCGCAAGGACATTGTTTCCTGCAGTCTCTCTCTGGATAACAAGAACCTGTTTGGCTGCATGATCAAGGAAATTCCGGACATCCGCTCCAGCGGTGTGGTCATTACCCGCCTCCTTCGTGACGGTAACGTTTCCATGCCTGACGGCAAGGTGGTGCTGCAGGAAGGGGATTGCCTCCATATTGTGGGCTTCCCGGAAGCTGTTGCCCAGATGGAAAAAATCATTGGTAGCCGTCTGGCGAAACCCATTACGGAAACGGACTCCAAACTTGAAACCCGCAGTATCCTGGTGACCAACAAGAAAGTGCTGGGAAAGACCTTGGGCGAACTTGCCCTGGAACGCTTTGGTGTAACCGCCAGCCGTGTGGTTCGTGGCGAATTTAAATTCACGGGTAGCCTGGACCTCCGTCTGAAATTTGCAGACAAGATCCTGGTGGTGGGAACGAAGGAAAGCATCGACGCTGCCGGCAAGTACTTGGGCGACTCCCTGAAGGCGCTGGAACATCCGGAAATCATTCCTGCATTCGTAGGCATCTTCCTGGGGATCATCGTCGGTTCTATCCCTATCGCAATTCCTGGCATGCCCACCCCGCTGAAGCTGGGTCTTGCTGGTGGCCCTCTGGTTATTGCCATCGTCTTGTCCCGCGCTCGTAAGATCGGCCCGTTGAACTTCTTCATGGCTGCAAGTGCAAACCTAATGCTTCGTGAATTGGGTATCACCCTGTTCCTCACTTGCGTGGGTCTTAATGCTGGCATCAAGTTCTTCGATGTTCTTCTGAACGGTGACGGATTCTACTACATGGGCCTCGCCGCCATGATTACCTTCATCCCGCTGATGATTGCTGGTATCGTCGGTAAGCTGGTCTTCAAGGTCAACTACCTGAGCCTCTGCGGTGCTATCGCCGGTTCCATGACGGACCCTCCCGCCCTGGCATTTGCTAACGGCCTTTCCAACAGCGAAGCTGTGAACGTGGGCTACGCATCCGTCTATCCCTTGACCATGCTACTCCGAATCCTCAGTGGCCAGGTGCTAGCGATTATTCTGTACAGCGTGGCATAA
- a CDS encoding 4'-phosphopantetheinyl transferase superfamily protein, producing the protein MAAFPKGGEGVPPHREVIFKILSDYIGTPVTAGDLILVESESASGTPRPTFPKLDFDVNWTHSGRECVVAYGPRHSLKNNVGLHLGVDMEVHSPKHLRVAKRFYSPRENTYLESLDENLRQQEFYRLWCRKEALFKCVGGSFFEGSVSRDVLDNPQPDRSCLVHFVDLPWDGPASLCIAVTTD; encoded by the coding sequence GTGGCTGCGTTTCCCAAAGGTGGGGAAGGCGTTCCTCCCCATCGGGAAGTCATCTTCAAGATTTTGTCCGACTATATTGGCACTCCCGTAACCGCCGGCGATCTTATCCTGGTGGAGAGTGAATCCGCTAGTGGCACCCCGAGGCCAACGTTCCCCAAGCTGGACTTTGACGTCAACTGGACTCACTCCGGACGTGAATGTGTGGTGGCTTATGGTCCCCGCCACTCGCTAAAAAACAACGTGGGGCTCCATCTGGGTGTGGACATGGAAGTCCATTCTCCCAAGCACCTGCGGGTAGCCAAGCGCTTCTACAGCCCTCGGGAAAACACCTATCTGGAATCCTTGGACGAGAACCTCCGCCAGCAGGAATTCTACCGCCTGTGGTGTCGTAAGGAAGCTCTTTTCAAGTGTGTCGGTGGCTCCTTCTTTGAAGGTTCCGTCAGTCGTGATGTCCTGGACAATCCACAACCTGACCGTTCCTGTCTAGTCCATTTCGTCGACCTCCCCTGGGACGGACCCGCCAGCCTCTGCATCGCCGTCACGACGGACTAA